Within Actinoplanes sp. L3-i22, the genomic segment GATTGCGGTCCAGCAGCGCCCGGCAGGTCATCAGCATGCCCGGCGTGCAGAAGCCGCACTGCAACCCGTGGCACTGCCGGAACCCCTCCTGGATCGGGTCCAGCTCGGCGCCCTTGGCAAGACCTTCGACGGTACGGACCTCGTGCCCACCCGCCATCGCGGCGAGCACCGTGCACGACTTGACCGGCTCGCCGTCCAGCCACACCACGCAGGTCCCGCAGTTGCTGGTGTCGCAGCCCCAGTGCGTGCCGGTCAGGCCGAGCGTGTCCCGCAGGAAGTGCACGAGCAGCAGCCGGCCCTCGATCTCC encodes:
- a CDS encoding (2Fe-2S)-binding protein, producing the protein MQVTMIVNDTEVTREIEGRLLLVHFLRDTLGLTGTHWGCDTSNCGTCVVWLDGEPVKSCTVLAAMAGGHEVRTVEGLAKGAELDPIQEGFRQCHGLQCGFCTPGMLMTCRALLDRNPDPSEGEIREAISGQICRCTGYASIVRSVRWAAAAEAVKA